The genomic segment GAAAGCTGGGTGTTCCCATTCATTTGCCGAGTATGTTCGGAAAGCGGATGGATGTGATGGCAACATGGCTGGAAGACCAATTGATGCAGAGGCTGAAGTGAAGAAAATACTTGTAACAGGAGCGGCGGGGTTTATCGGTCATGCAACCGTCTGCACATTGCTTGATGCAGGATGGGCGGTTGTCGGTATCGATTCGATCAATGACTATTATGATACAGCCTTGAAATATGCACGCCTTCATACGACCGGTATCGGGGAGAAGGTTGTGGAATATGGAAAAATGATAGGTTCTTCCCGTTACCCCGAATACCGTTTTATGCAATTGGCCCTTGAAGATAAAGATGTCGTTACCCGTCTTTTTCGGGAAGAGAATTTTGATGTTGTCTGTAACTTGGCGGCGCAGGCCGGGGTTCGTTATAGTCTGGAAAATCCTTTTGCGTATGCGGATAGCAATTTGACTGGGTTCCTTTCGATTCTTGAGGCATGCCGTCATGCCGACGTCCCGTATCTTGTGTATGCATCAAGTTCCAGTGTCTATGGGGAAAATCGTTCGGTTCCTTTTCGGGAAAGCGATCGGGTTGATAATCCGGTCAGCTTGTACGCTGCCACTAAAAAAGCCAACGAGCTTATGGCATCTGCCTATAGTCGCCTATACGGCTTTTCTACTGTGGGGCTCCGCTTTTTTACCGTATACGGTCCTTGGGGGCGTCCCGATATGGCTCCGACACTTTTTCTTTCCGCAATGTTTGAAGGCAGGCCCATCAAGGTATTCAATAACGGTAATATGAAGCGGGATTTTACCTATATCGACGATATTGTTTCAGGGGTTGTCCAGGTTATTTCTTCTCCTAAAAATGATGGCTCCCACACTCTCTACAATATAGGGAGGGGGAAACCTGTCGATCTCACGGAATTCATCGACCTGCTTGAGAAATATTCCGGACGTAAGGCCCAAAGGAATTTACTTCCTATACAGCCGGGCGATGTTCCTATCACCTGGGCCGATACCTCCTGCCTGGAACGGGATTTCGCCTACAAGCCCTCTACGCCTGTGGAAACGGGGGTAGCAAAATTTGTTGAATGGTATCGCGATTTTTACGGCGAGTAGCGTGCCCATGATGAATCGTAAAGCGGGATAGTAATCTTGGCACGCAATGTTGTATATACTGCAATCTTCAATAATTACGATCGTTTAAAGCCCATCAAATTTCATGCGACGCATTGTGATTTCGTATGTTTTACTTCATGTGATAAAAGGAAAAAATATCGGGGGTGGACGCTCATACCTTTTTCTGACGACAGATTTGATGCTGTTATGAGCAATAGATTTCTTAAGATTCATCCGCATCTTGTGCTGGGGCAATATGAAAAATCATTATATATAGACGGGAATATTGAAGTTTTGCAGGATCCTTCCCGCCTCTTAGATACTATTTTATTACAAGAGAGGATTGCTGCACCCCAGCACCGCATGAAAAACTGTGCCTATGAAGAGGGCGAGTATTGTATCAAGATCAATAAGGCTCCTCAAAAAGATGTTCTCGATCAATTAGCCAACTACGAGGCCGCTGGATTTCCTCGGAACTGGGGATTGACAGAGAATAACCTTTTAGTGCGGAGGCATAATGATCCTGAGGTAATAAAGCTTATGGATTGTTGGTGGGAACAATTGCAGAGATGGTCAAAAAGAGATCAGATATGTTTCCCTTTTTGCCAATGGCAAACAGGTATAACCGTGAAAGCAATTGCATTGGATATACGATTGCCCAATAGGTATTTCAGATGGTGGCAACACGATACTAAAGCAATTGGTATGATAAGAAGACAATATCGAATCCTGAAGAAAAAAATTATGTGGCGATTATATCGTTTTAGAGAGAAAAATTGCAGCATTTT from the Sediminispirochaeta bajacaliforniensis DSM 16054 genome contains:
- a CDS encoding NAD-dependent epimerase/dehydratase family protein; the protein is MKKILVTGAAGFIGHATVCTLLDAGWAVVGIDSINDYYDTALKYARLHTTGIGEKVVEYGKMIGSSRYPEYRFMQLALEDKDVVTRLFREENFDVVCNLAAQAGVRYSLENPFAYADSNLTGFLSILEACRHADVPYLVYASSSSVYGENRSVPFRESDRVDNPVSLYAATKKANELMASAYSRLYGFSTVGLRFFTVYGPWGRPDMAPTLFLSAMFEGRPIKVFNNGNMKRDFTYIDDIVSGVVQVISSPKNDGSHTLYNIGRGKPVDLTEFIDLLEKYSGRKAQRNLLPIQPGDVPITWADTSCLERDFAYKPSTPVETGVAKFVEWYRDFYGE
- a CDS encoding glycosyltransferase domain-containing protein, which encodes MARNVVYTAIFNNYDRLKPIKFHATHCDFVCFTSCDKRKKYRGWTLIPFSDDRFDAVMSNRFLKIHPHLVLGQYEKSLYIDGNIEVLQDPSRLLDTILLQERIAAPQHRMKNCAYEEGEYCIKINKAPQKDVLDQLANYEAAGFPRNWGLTENNLLVRRHNDPEVIKLMDCWWEQLQRWSKRDQICFPFCQWQTGITVKAIALDIRLPNRYFRWWQHDTKAIGMIRRQYRILKKKIMWRLYRFREKNCSIL